A stretch of the Lolium perenne isolate Kyuss_39 chromosome 3, Kyuss_2.0, whole genome shotgun sequence genome encodes the following:
- the LOC127342127 gene encoding uncharacterized protein, which translates to MASAASPSWVILGTVPRVTTAATADDLPPGTDLSLALKAPPRVAILTIPPRIFPGRTTPANFPSVVAVDASGLILLKADQGPATGPTVIHTPRRRQFGWRPTVAGYFILDATTAASLPLPKPELILHVGHLGLVSSPGGGGHYMVVELQPILGGDTAQLLRFSSDVGEWVSKAIRYPLPYRMLSPDGVVSYYGRAWWVDLSWCLLTCDPFQDEPVLRVVPLPPGKVLRCREAWGVLDKYRCVGVSAGKLRFVDMYRRSRGPAQISVWTLADPDSTEWTLEYEATFAEICDDASYKATALPRKVPVLALIHPTNPDVLYFFLDKYLFGVDVPARKVVECEVYHLVEPPRELVATRFVHAWQLPRALCSGSAKETDNDVSEELQQLHL; encoded by the exons ATGGCATCCGCCGCGTCGCCGTCGTGGGTCATCCTGGGCACCGTGCCGCGGGTGACGACGGCCGCCACCGCCGACGACCTCCCTCCGGGCACCGACCTCTCCCTCGCGCTCAAGGCGCCCCCGCGCGTCGCGATCCTCACCATCCCCCCGCGCATCTTCCCGGGCCGCACCACCCCCGCCAACTTCCCCTCCGTCGTCGCCGTCGACGCCTCcggcctcatcctcctcaaagccGACCAGGGCCCCGCCACGGGCCCCACCGTCATCCACACCCCTAGGCGCCGCCAGTTCGGCTGGCGCCCGACCGTCGCGGGCTACTTCATCCTCGACGCCACGACCGCCGCCTCCCTCCCGCTCCCCAAACCCGAGCTCATCCTGCACGTGGGCCACCTCGGCCTCGTCTCCTCCCCGGGGGGCGGCGGCCACTACATGGTCGTCGAGCTCCAGCCCATCCTCGGCGGCGACACTGCCCAACTCCTGCGCTTCTCGTCCGACGTCGGAGAGTGGGTCAGCAAGGCCATCCGCTACCCGCTCCCGTACCGGATGCTGTCACCCGACGGCGTCGTCTCCTACTACGGGAGGGCATGGTGGGTCGACCTCTCCTGGTGCCTCCTCACCTGCGACCCCTTCCAGGACGAGCCCGTGCTCAGGGTCGTCCCGCTGCCGCCGGGCAAGGTGCTCAGGTGCAGGGAAGCCTGGGGAGTGCTCGACAAGTACCGCTGCGTGGGTGTAAGCGCCGGCAAGCTCAGGTTCGTGGACATGTACCGTAGAAGCCGCGGCCCTGCGCAGATCAGCGTGTGGACGCTCGCCGACCCGGACTCCACGGAGTGGACGCTGGAGTACGAGGCCACCTTTGCGGAGATCTGCGACGACGCCAGCTACAAGGCGACTGCTCTGCCGAGGAAGGTCCCGGTGCTCGCGCTCATCCACCCCACCAACCCCGACGTGCTCTACTTCTTCCTCGACAAGTACCTGTTCGGCGTCGACGTGCCTGCCCGCAAGGTCGTGGAGTGCGAGGTCTACCACCTGGTTGAGCCGCCCAGGGAGCTCGTCGCCACCCGTTTCGTTCATGCTTGGCAGCTACCACGGGCTCTCTGCTCAG GTTCAGCAAAGGAGACTGACAATGACGTGAGTGAAGAGCTGCAGCAACTCCATCTATGA
- the LOC127339536 gene encoding putative disease resistance RPP13-like protein 1 produces MVAMAAAGKTAMSLKKQEEEVSRIISRMIAKGHALLGTDATEKLMQLEPKVLKVEVAVREEQDAPIGITSPHTDRHRELLVQLRLILHEAEDTLDKVVTRHRQIVSLPASTNPFHEQSWAKKKLGSVFHTVSGGTGTEIKKLGRSIDQVRSVIDRLHEGMAALEDEGKLPTDRRTTGVPPAKVFGRFVDCERIVAMLHRTVGYEDQQGPGCCPYSVVGIHGARGYGKTTLAQLVYARIDEAGYFDLAMWVHVSRDFAAVYDVFADMMKAATGRAPCSHHDSSTMQRSLEKELGGKRVFLVLDLDDVRGNDGTNERLRRILAPLEFCERDSKVLVTSRTVDALLVLGAPKARCVPVPELAEDVFLQLFLHYALQGTVDERDRGILEVIGADIAKNLKRSPLAAKTVGEKLRTNKSIEFWRSVQGALPN; encoded by the coding sequence ATGGTGGCCATGGCGGCGGCCGGCAAGACCGCGATGAGTCTGAAGAAGCAGGAGGAGGAGGTGTCGCGCATCATATCCAGGATGATCGCCAAGGGCCACGCCCTGCTCGGCACCGACGCGACGGAGAAGCTGATGCAGCTGGAGCCGAAGGTCTTGAAGGTCGAGGTGGCCGTGAGAGAGGAGCAGGACGCCCCCATTGGGATCACCAGTCCCCACACGGATCGGCATCGCGAGCTGCTGGTCCAGCTGAGGCTCATCTTGCACGAGGCCGAGGACACGCTGGACAAGGTCGTCACGCGCCACCGGCAGATCGTCTCCCTCCCCGCGAGCACGAACCCGTTCCACGAGCAGAGCTGGGCGAAGAAGAAGCTCGGGTCCGTGTTCCACACCGTCTCCGGCGGTACCGGGACGGAGATCAAGAAGCTGGGGAGGAGCATAGACCAGGTACGTTCCGTAATCGACCGGCTGCACGAGGGCATGGCCGCGCTGGAGGACGAGGGCAAGCTGCCGACGGACCGGCGCACcacaggggttcctccggcgaaggtgttCGGCAGGTTCGTGGACTGCGAGAGGATCGTGGCGATGCTTCACAGGACGGTAGGGTACGAGGACCAGCAGGGCCCCGGATGCTGCCCCTACTCCGTCGTCGGGATCCATGGCGCGCGCGGGTACGGGAAGACGACGCTCGCGCAGCTCGTCTACGCCCGCATCGACGAGGCCGGCTACTTCGACCTCGCCATGTGGGTGCACGTCTCCCGGGACTTCGCCGCCGTGTACGACGTGTTCGCGGACATGATGAAAGCGGCCACAGGAAGAGCACCGTGCAGCCATCATGATTCTAGCACCATGCAGAGGAGCCTAGAGAAGGAGCTGGGCGGGAAGCGCGTGTTCCTGGTTCTGGACTTGGACGACGTCCGGGGCAACGACGGCACGAACGAGCGGCTCCGCCGTATCCTGGCTCCACTCGAGTTTTGTGAACGGGATAGCAAGGTGCTCGTGACGAGCCGGACCGTCGACGCGCTGCTGGTGCTCGGCGCCCCGAAGGCGAGATGCGTCCCTGTGCCGGAGCTGGCTGAGGACGTGTTCCTCCAGCTCTTCTTGCATTACGCGCTCCAAGGCACCGTGGATGAACGGGACCGGGGTATTCTGGAAGTGATTGGGGCCGACATCGCCAAGAACCTCAAGAGGTCGCCACTGGCGGCGAAGACGGTGGGGGAGAAGCTACGTACGAACAAGAGCATTGAGTTCTGGAGAAGCGTGCAAGGCGCTTTGCCAAATTAG